DNA from Bordetella genomosp. 13:
GCGGTGGGGTGGATGATGGTGGGATGGTGCGTGTCATCGAAGTCGTAGACGTTCGCCGCCATCGCATTCAGCGCCGCGGCGGTCAGGATGTCGACCCGCGCGCGGCGACCGATCACGGTGGCGCGGTCGTTCGCGCTGTAGCGGGCATACGTGCGCAGCGCGATGTCCAGCGTCGGATCGTGCGCCGGCGCCAGCGCCACCGCGAAGAAGTTCATCAGCGAGCGCCGGGCTTCGTGGCGCACCGCCTCGGGCACGTCCTGCCACCGGCACTGCGCGGTAAAGCGCGCCAGCGGTCCGGTCACATGCACGGCGGCATCCGGATTTTTCTCATGCATCGTCATTCAACCTGTTGAGGCAACCACATCACGATCTGCGGAAAGACATACAGCAGCACCAGGAACAGCAGGATGATCAGCACGAAGGGCAAGGCGCCCTGCATGATGTCGGTGAAGCGCGCCTTGTCGTTCATGCTGCGCAGCACGAACAGCACCATGCCCACCGGCGGCGTGATCAGGCCCACCTCGATCATCAGCACCAGGAAGATGCCGAACCAGATCGGGTCGATGCCCAGCGACATGGCGATCGGGAAGGTGACGGGCAGCGTCATCAGCATCATCGCGATGGACTCGACGAACATGCCCAGCACCACATAGCAGAGCACCATCGCGGCCACGATCATCCACGGCTCGAGCGACGATCCCTCGATCAGGTCGACCAGCGCGCGCGGCACCCGCAGGAAGTCGAAGATCCAGCTGAAGATGGCCGCGCCCACCACGATCAGCAGCAGCAGCGCCGTGACCTTGGCCGAGTCGAAGGCGATCTCCCACAGGGCGCGCCAGCTGAGCGTGCGCCGCACCAGGCACAGCACGAAGGCGCTGACCGCGCCGATGGCGGCGGCCTCGGTCGGCGTGGCGATGCCCGCGTACATGGACCCGAGCACCGCGCCGATGATCGCAATGAAGGGCACCATGCCCGTGGAAGCGGCGAGCTTTTCGCGCATCGTGTATGAACGCGACGCGGGGGCCGAGCCCGGCCGCAGCAGCGCCCACACCAGCGCCCCGCTCATGAAGCACAGCATCAGCAGCAGCCCCGGGACGATGCCGCCCAGGAACAGATGCGTGACCGAGGCACCCACCGTCGTGCCGTAGATGATCATGGGAATGCTGGGCGGGATCAGGATGCCCAGCGTGGCGCCCGCGGCGGCCACACCGTAAGTCAGCTTGGGGCTGTAGCCGCGCGCGATCATGTCTGGGCAGGCGACCTTGCCCAGTGTGGCGGCGGTCGCCAGGCTGGAACCCGACACCGCGGCGAACACCGCCGAGGCGCCTGCCGAGGCATGCGCCAGGCCGCCAGGCGCGCGGCCGAACCAGCGCACCAGCGAATCGAACATGCCCGTCGTGATGCCGCTGCGCAGCAACAGGCCGCCCATGAAGATGAACATGGGCACCGCGGTCAGCGTGAAGGTATTGGTGCCGCTCCATGCGCGCTCGGCCAGCAGCGACAGCTGCGGCTTGGACAGCAGGAAGTACACGCCGAAGAGCCCCACCAGCCCCAGCGCCACGCCGATGCGCACACCCAGGAACAGCAGCAGCATCATCGAGGCCACCAGCAGCGCGCCGACCGTGGCCAGGGATTCGCCCCGTGCCAGGCCATACAGCAGCGCGCATCCGCCGGCCACCGCCACCACGTACGACAGCGTGCGCCAGCCGCTCCAGGCCCACATCCCCACCACCATGGTCACGGCGATCGCCGCCATGGCCCAGTCGAAGCGCGTGCCCGCGATGGTGACGGGCCGGCTGCCCAGCGACAGTAGTACGACGACCAGCGCGGCCAGCAGGATGGGGAACAGCCAGCGGCGCCATGCCTGCGCCGGCGGACCAAGCCGGTAGATATCCACCAGGATCGACATGCTGAACACCGCCATACCGATGGAGACGGACAGCTGCGGCATCCACTGCGGCGTCGACAACAGTCCCCAGTCTCGCGTGTCGTTGATGTACTCGCGCACATTGAAGCTGGCCATCTGCCAGGCCAGCACCAGGGCGAACAGCAAGGCCAGCCACTGGCCGACCAGTTCGGCCTGCCTGCGCGCGGCCGGCTGCAGCCGGTCCACCCACAGCTCGACCTGCACGTGGGCATTGCCGGCCTGCGCCGCCGACAGTCCGAAGAACACCATGGCGACCAGCAGATAGCCCGAGATCTCGGTGGCCCATGACGTGGGCGAGTTGAAGGCATAGCGCGAGAAGATCTCGTACGACATGATCGCCGCCATGGCCAGCAGCACCGCGGTGGCCAGCCAGCCGGAACACCGGCCGATGCGGTCCAGCACCCGGATGACGATGAAGTCGTTCCTGTCCGACAGCGGATATGGCGAGGCCGCCGAGATGATTTCTCCGGCGTCCGTGACTGCCGGCGCGGCGGGGACCGGGATTTCCAAAGCGCTCATGGTGTCTCCTATCTGCGGCGCGTCGGGATGTCGGGCTGCGCGCCCTCATCCTTTGGTTCTTTGAAATTTTTCTGTGCCGGTATTATAGGCATATTGTATGATTGACTGCTCGAATTTCCGCATTAGGGAATTCGAGCGAGAACATCCACAGCGCGCCAAGCGCCCCACAGAGGAGACACGCATGCATACTCACGGCACCCCCACCCCGCGCACCAAGCCCCAACGCCGCCTCGCGCCCATGCTGGCCGCCGGCGCCTTCAGCGCCCTGGCCGCGCTGGCGCTGCCGCAGGCCATGGCCCAGAACTACGACCTGACCATGGCGGTCATCACCTCGCCCGGCGACGGTTATTCCATCCTGACCGCCTCGGTGCCCGAGCGGGTCGCCAAGGCCACGGGCGGCAAGGTCAAGGTCACGGTCAGCGACTCGCTGGTGCCGCCGGCGCAGATGGCCACGGCCGTACGCGAAGGCCGCGTCGACCTGAGCGCGGCGCTGCACACCTATCTGGCCGCCGACGAACCGCGCATGGGCATCTTCAACCTGCCCGGCCTCATCAACGACATCGGCGAATACAAGAAAGTGTGCGACGCCTTCTGGTGCGAAGACACGCGCAAGATCTGGAAGGACAAATGGGGCGCCATCGTGCTGGCGGAAGGCGCCTGGTGCACCCAACAGTTGTTCTCCAAAGATCCGATCCACAAAGTCGAGGACTTCAAGGGCAAGCGCCTGCGCGTGCACAACCCGCAGACCGCCGAGGTGGTGAACGCGCTGGGCGGCAAGCCCGTGGCCATGCCCACCACCGAAATCTTTCCCGCGCTCGAGCGCGGGGTGATCGACGGCCTGTTCATCTCCACCTGCGTGGGCGGCGCCCTCGAGTTCTGGCGCATCGCCAAGAACGTGCAGAACTGGAGCCTGGGCCCCGTCAACGGCTGGGCCATCCTGGCCAACCCGGAAAGCT
Protein-coding regions in this window:
- a CDS encoding TRAP transporter substrate-binding protein, producing MLAAGAFSALAALALPQAMAQNYDLTMAVITSPGDGYSILTASVPERVAKATGGKVKVTVSDSLVPPAQMATAVREGRVDLSAALHTYLAADEPRMGIFNLPGLINDIGEYKKVCDAFWCEDTRKIWKDKWGAIVLAEGAWCTQQLFSKDPIHKVEDFKGKRLRVHNPQTAEVVNALGGKPVAMPTTEIFPALERGVIDGLFISTCVGGALEFWRIAKNVQNWSLGPVNGWAILANPESWEKIPADVRQQVQGAMDQLQKEAFGNYDQFVANARADMEKRGVTFWVAPEEERAKIMQKQYVGPAYDAWNKRASQVGFDGPAYIQKVRKVLGKDQAG
- a CDS encoding TRAP transporter large permease, translating into MSALEIPVPAAPAVTDAGEIISAASPYPLSDRNDFIVIRVLDRIGRCSGWLATAVLLAMAAIMSYEIFSRYAFNSPTSWATEISGYLLVAMVFFGLSAAQAGNAHVQVELWVDRLQPAARRQAELVGQWLALLFALVLAWQMASFNVREYINDTRDWGLLSTPQWMPQLSVSIGMAVFSMSILVDIYRLGPPAQAWRRWLFPILLAALVVVLLSLGSRPVTIAGTRFDWAMAAIAVTMVVGMWAWSGWRTLSYVVAVAGGCALLYGLARGESLATVGALLVASMMLLLFLGVRIGVALGLVGLFGVYFLLSKPQLSLLAERAWSGTNTFTLTAVPMFIFMGGLLLRSGITTGMFDSLVRWFGRAPGGLAHASAGASAVFAAVSGSSLATAATLGKVACPDMIARGYSPKLTYGVAAAGATLGILIPPSIPMIIYGTTVGASVTHLFLGGIVPGLLLMLCFMSGALVWALLRPGSAPASRSYTMREKLAASTGMVPFIAIIGAVLGSMYAGIATPTEAAAIGAVSAFVLCLVRRTLSWRALWEIAFDSAKVTALLLLIVVGAAIFSWIFDFLRVPRALVDLIEGSSLEPWMIVAAMVLCYVVLGMFVESIAMMLMTLPVTFPIAMSLGIDPIWFGIFLVLMIEVGLITPPVGMVLFVLRSMNDKARFTDIMQGALPFVLIILLFLVLLYVFPQIVMWLPQQVE